In Hermetia illucens chromosome 1, iHerIll2.2.curated.20191125, whole genome shotgun sequence, one genomic interval encodes:
- the LOC119661451 gene encoding metacaspase-2-like produces MVDPQLPLELPFQELIIEARRLPVYTGHSSEYPLNTWIDEVNTLLALTQPGNEQSYIFRLILHRIQGAARDAIQKVTEQNWQNIKAALIFTFGVNESYSSIINKIHRVSNSNRSIDHIYTTLNSLLNKLNTKFIQDPQQATHIEFSPIRNESLVINKFKSLIPEYKAHLLEIRNCTTLDQAYNILSEVRQNIDNDNQPRNNNNNYHHNPHNSHRNNQNQSNNYNRPSHNYNNNHRQTDNRQNFNQNPRYNNYRFNNRNNNNRPNNYNNQNNHNSQNQNRQQHHYHQNNRTESMQVDNCNQYRRNNYNQNQVQEPMDVKTETIPVLFDTGSSTSSIDGKYCKIGEIKELENPIPVLGLGDTYNVNQKLKTNMPLEFNLPNSHKILWNVMDFQNKKFKAIIGQNLLDPLNAKLNIGEGNIEINNVKLSFNYAVPDEINHQTELKSNTTTRNKLFESLNSEESKTLRKIFKENEDIFYNEGDNLTCTTQTKHEIVTKTNKPLCSKIYRFPQVHEGEVRTQIEDMLKQNIIRPSNSSYNAITFINLLRERNAIIGKSKKLIADNEFNMVNIKEYLRKENIEVHFTSPKSHTGNADMNRCHNSLTEQIRILTITEPDFKIEEKVGTTQYKPVEIQQGQINKEKLYEKLKSKKCKWINYQNRKREKQPDIEQKEIYIKNYTNERHKEQPKFRKDDIIKEITDEQKLTIEKALNQGPQNATLITKFGMNITRKDINTLRDNTWINDQIINFYLNLIAERSKEQANHLPKVYVMNTFFVPRLQDKGYNAVSRWTRKVNIFSFDIILILIHVNQSHWCIATVDLENKSIKYYDSLRGTNDEVLRILSEYLERESLDKRNQIFDITPFARRPILWTTIIFILLTFSQITSAEITIENVKSESEIILIKKDPIRLIKDYRRIYHKIDLEQYEKALEEVTKVIEPNSYTLETIKAIKGELKLLNLNKSKNNTSKPKKLNRTLGQKFGYKDICNYNIRKRRGLINPIGSVYKWIFGLMDNDDYEEITEHLKIIDTNNHAIIESMNKQIEVNKAFENNLNKIVSSINQTNEQYKKLTIDINNATKQINEILTTIQLDHNLDLIKDELEKILDNVNSAKAGIMTRSILTYDEIDSQRITFEELKQITINVLTYLYCKRQKTSIKVEINKDVELSEIKDVKDNVNLKEGGVTHDSPIPHNLHTPHPHKDTHITPLFQE; encoded by the exons atggTAGACCCACAATTACCATTGGAACTGCCATTCCAAGAGCTTATTATAGAAGCTAGACgattaccagtctataccggaCACAGCAGTGAATACCCACTGAATACCTGGATCGACGAAGTGAACACACTATTGGCTTTAACACAACCCGGAAACGAGCAATCTTACATCTTCAGGCTGATACTTCACAGAATTCAAGGAGCCGCTAGAGATGCAATTCAAAAAGTTACCGAACAAAATTGGCAGAACATCAAAGCAGCTTTAATCTTCACCTTTGGCGTAAATGAAAGTTACAGTagcataataaataaaattcatagGGTGAGTAATAGTAATAGGTCTATTGACCATATTTATACTACTCTTAACTCTTTGTTAAATAAACTAAATACAAAATTTATCCAAGACCCACAACAAGCAACCCATATTGAATTTAGTCCTATCAGAAACGAAAGTCTGGTAATTAATAAATTCAAGTCATTAATTCCTGAATACAAGGCACACTTGTTAGAAATTAGAAATTGTACCACATTAGATCAAGCTTACAACATATTATCTGAAGTTCGTCAAAATATTGATAATGATAATCAACCacgtaataacaataataactaCCATCATAACCCGCACAATAGTCACAGGAATAACCAAAATCAAAGTAATAATTATAATCGACCCAGTCACAATTACAATAATAatcacagacaaacagataacaGACAAAATTTTAATCAAAACCCTCGTTACAACAATTATAGGTTTAATAATAGAAACAACAATAACAGACCTAACAACTACAATAATCAAAATAACCATAATAGTCAAAATCAAAATAGACAACAACACCACTACCATCAGAATAACAGAACAGAGTCTATGCAAGTAGACAACTGCAATCAGTATCGTAGAAATAATTATAATCAAAATCAAGTCCAAGAACCGATGGATGTAA AAACGGAGACCATTCCTGTTCTATTCGATACAGGATCTTCTACATCAAGTATAGAtggaaaatattgcaaaatcgGCGAAATAAAAGAATTAGAAAACCCCATTCCAGTCTTGGGATTAGGAGATACATATAACgtaaatcaaaaattaaaaactaataTGCCACTCGAGTTCAATCTCCCTAATAGTCATAAAATATTATGGAACGTTATGGATTTCCAAAACAAGAAATTCAAAGCTATAATAGGACAAAACTTACTGGATCCTCTTAACGCAAAATTAAATATAGGAGAAGggaatattgaaataaataacgTTAAGTTGTCTTTCAATTATGCGGTACCTGATGAGATAAATCATCAAACCGAGTTGAAATCCAATACTACGACTAGAAACAAGTTGTTCGAAAGTTTGAACAGTGAAGAATCGAAAACATTAAGGAAAATATTCAAGGAAAACGAGGATATATTCTACAATGAAGGCGATAACTTGACTTGTACGACACAAACAAAACACGAGATCGTAACAAAAACGAATAAACCCTTGTGTTCTAAAATATATCGATTTCCCCAAGTACATGAAGGAGAAGTAAGAACCCAAATAGAGGATATgttgaaacaaaacattatccGCCCTTCAAATTCATCATATAATGCAATTACATTTATAAATCTTCTTAGAGAAAGAAATGCAATAATAGGTAAATCGAAAAAATTAATTGCTGACAACGAATTTAACATGGTAAACATAAAGGAATATTTAAGGAAAGAAAATATAGAAGTACATTTTACATCACCAAAATCACATACCGGAAACGCTGATATGAATAGATGTCATAATTCCTTGACAGAACAAATTAGAATCCTAACAATTACGGAACCAGATttcaaaatagaagaaaaagtcgGTACAACACAGTATAAACCTGTAGAAATTCAACAAGGCCAAATCAACAAAGAAAAATTGTACGAAAAACTGAAAAGCAAAAAATGTAAATGGATAAACTATCAGAATAGGAAACGAGAAAAACAACCAGATATCGAACAGAAGGAAAtctatattaaaaattatacaaatgaaagacacaaagAACAACCAAAATTTAGGAAAGATGATATAATCAAAG AGATAACTGATGAACAAAAATTAACTATTGAAAAAGCATTAAATCAAGGACCgcagaatgcaacattaataacaaaatttggaaTGAATATAACTAGAAAAGACATTAATACATTGAGAGATAACACCTGGATAAATgatcaaattataaatttctatCTGAACCTTATTGCTGAAAGAAGTAAAGAACAAGCAAATCACCTACCAAAGGTATACGTAATGAATACATTCTTTGTGCCCCGTCTTCAAGATAAAGGATACAATGCAGTAAGCCGTTGGACACGTAaagtaaatatattttcattcgACATAATATTAATTCTAATACATGTAAATCAAAGTCATTGGTGTATAGCGACAGTAGATCTAGagaataaatcaataaaatactacGATTCATTAAGAGGAACAAATGATGAAGTACTAAGAATATTATCAGAGTATCTTGAAAGGGAATCATTAGATAAACGTAACCAAATTTTTGACATCACACCCTTTGCGAGA CGACCAATCCTATGGACAACTATAATATTCATTCTACTAACATTCAGTCAGATAACAAGTGCCGAAATAACAATTGAAAACGTAAAATCTGAATCCGAAATAATTTTAATCAAAAAGGACCCAATTAGACTAATAAAAGACTATCGCAGAATATACCATAAAATAGATTTGGAACAATATGAAAAAGCTTTAGAAGAAGTCACTAAAGTTATAGAACCAAACTCTTACACCCTTGAAACTATAAAAGCCATAAAAGGAGAATTAAAACTATTAAATCTTAACAAATCCAAAAATAATACTTCCAAACCTAAAAAATTGAATAGaa CATTAGGACAAAAATTTGGATATAAAGATATCTGTAACTATAACatcagaaaaagaagaggattaATAAATCCGATAGGTAGTGTATACAAATGGATATTTGGACTAATGGACAACGACGATTACGAAGAAATTACGGAACACCTAAAAATAATTGATACTAATAATCACGCTATAATAGAAtcaatgaataaacaaatcgaaGTAAATAAAGCtttcgaaaataatttaaataagatTGTATCTAGCATCAACCAAACTAACGAGcaatataaaaaattaaccATCGATATAAATAATGCCACAAAACAAATAAACGAAATACTAACAACAATTCAACTAGATCATAATCTGGATCTGATAAAAGACGAACTTGAGAAAATACTAGATAATGTAAATTCAGCCAAAGCAGGAATAATGACTAGATCGATATTAACCTATGATGAAATTGATTCCCAAAGGATAACTTttgaagaactaaaacaaataacaattaatgttttaa CATACCTATATTGTAAAAGACAAAAAACATCAATAAaagtagaaataaataaagacgTAGAACTATCAGAAATTAAAGACGTCAAGGATAACGTCAATCTTAAGGAGGGAGGAGTTACACATGACTCACCTATTCCTCATAACCTACACACTCCTCACCCCCATAAAGACACCCACATAACTCCATTATTCCAAGAATGA